In Pedobacter sp. W3I1, one DNA window encodes the following:
- a CDS encoding TonB-dependent receptor: protein MKYSCLTFSILCIFCSSILASAGMAQKLEKTTVSITISKGRKMTEIIKEIESRTGLSFVYNPDQLQQKNTFVSGDFTTEPVRSLLDRLGLQVLEKGEYVILNNAVQNKPDRIITGIVRDSTGLVLPGVSVKVLGTQSGTVTDGNGAYRIEVGADAVLSFSMIGYRTREVKVAENQMINMVLSEERSMLADVVVVGYGTQKKETLTGAISIVGLDKLSSRSLNSVGEVLAGKSPGVMVTNEGGDPTSAPRINIRGAGGINGENVLYVIDGSIFSGTPQLNPNDIESISVLKDASAAIYGARASGGVVLVTTKKGKSGKMQISFDAKLGQQSAWKKLEPLNAQQRAQVAATAAKNGGTTILPAFDPTKYPDGQITRTNWMDEVFRDGMLQDYNAAINGGSEKSNYYLSFNYRNAEGIVLNTKTKRYNFRINTEHEVTNWLKVGENLSYSSTNGNGANTSSDYTGALLSAIYYPTNGTPYNADGSFAGLPGGQYAGDYGDIVNPVADLQRIDINNPVNVLVVNPYANIKLAKGLTFRSNLSITKTDAAFKSFTPKRPEVGKPVLSNSLQESSSRANDFLAEQVLSYKVTFGSHQLDLTGGYSFQKTKSNSLSASGAGFDDESPQYRYLVNATVIQPSVSGMYEQALSSLFLRANYNYKEKYLLSLIGRRDGSSLLSKNNRTKNYGSASLGWVVSKEDFLKNATWLNELKLRGSYGILGNLGSLNASAVNPLLSATQSYFGQTPTLQNGYVQTVLANKDLTWAESKQTNFGLDMAVLGRLSLNADYFIKETNKMILTRSLPGTAGLNTQTINAGIVKDKGIELGLTYNSDKNAAFTYGVNATLTKINNKVQELAPGLENIAVGTNFRNELAPLTIRVGQPLYSYYVLKTDGLFQSQAEADNYKNAKGTKIQPNAKAGDFKFVDLNGDGSIDGKDRYFAGSAYPDFSYGLSFNASYKNFDFNIFAQGVQGNKLFNAVKRTTYSASGPSYNKLVGILDAWSPENLGGKVPIISTSDANGNFNASDFYIEDGSYLRIRNVTLGYSLPKALTNKLKTGVVRIYATANNLFTITDYSGFDPEIGMDNNGLDVGRYPQARSFILGLSVNL, encoded by the coding sequence ATGAAATACTCATGTTTAACATTTTCAATCCTCTGCATATTTTGCAGCTCAATCCTGGCCTCGGCAGGTATGGCGCAAAAGCTAGAGAAAACTACCGTCAGCATTACGATTAGCAAAGGCCGTAAGATGACCGAAATTATCAAAGAAATCGAGTCGCGCACCGGACTTAGCTTTGTGTACAATCCCGATCAGTTACAACAGAAAAACACATTTGTAAGCGGTGATTTTACCACAGAGCCTGTAAGGTCACTATTGGATAGGCTTGGATTACAGGTTTTAGAAAAAGGCGAATATGTTATTTTAAACAACGCCGTTCAGAATAAACCAGACCGGATTATCACCGGGATTGTGCGCGATTCAACAGGTTTAGTACTTCCTGGTGTTTCGGTGAAGGTACTGGGTACGCAAAGCGGAACAGTAACCGATGGCAATGGTGCTTATCGCATTGAAGTAGGTGCTGATGCGGTATTATCGTTCTCTATGATCGGTTACCGTACCAGAGAGGTGAAAGTTGCTGAAAATCAGATGATTAATATGGTGCTGAGCGAAGAACGTTCGATGCTTGCCGATGTGGTGGTGGTAGGTTATGGAACACAAAAGAAAGAAACCTTAACAGGTGCAATCAGCATTGTTGGACTGGATAAACTTTCTTCACGTTCACTGAATAGCGTAGGAGAGGTATTGGCCGGAAAATCTCCTGGGGTAATGGTAACTAACGAGGGTGGTGATCCAACTTCTGCTCCACGCATCAATATCCGCGGTGCGGGAGGTATTAACGGAGAAAACGTATTATACGTTATTGATGGATCTATATTTTCGGGCACACCACAGCTCAATCCTAATGATATTGAATCTATTTCGGTGTTAAAAGATGCATCTGCAGCCATTTATGGTGCCCGGGCATCAGGAGGAGTGGTATTGGTCACCACCAAAAAAGGGAAGAGCGGTAAAATGCAGATTAGTTTCGATGCCAAACTGGGACAACAAAGCGCATGGAAGAAATTAGAGCCATTAAATGCGCAGCAACGTGCACAGGTCGCCGCAACTGCAGCCAAAAACGGTGGTACAACTATATTGCCGGCTTTCGATCCTACGAAATATCCTGATGGGCAGATTACCCGCACCAATTGGATGGATGAAGTTTTTAGAGATGGAATGTTACAGGATTACAATGCCGCAATAAACGGTGGTAGCGAGAAATCTAATTATTACCTCAGTTTCAATTACCGTAATGCAGAAGGCATTGTGCTAAATACCAAAACCAAACGCTATAATTTTAGGATCAATACCGAGCATGAGGTAACCAATTGGTTAAAAGTTGGCGAAAACTTATCGTATAGCAGCACCAATGGAAATGGCGCAAATACGAGCAGCGATTATACGGGGGCCTTACTTTCGGCTATTTATTATCCAACCAACGGAACGCCATATAATGCCGATGGCAGCTTTGCCGGTTTACCTGGCGGACAATATGCAGGCGATTATGGCGATATTGTGAATCCGGTTGCCGATCTGCAACGTATTGATATCAACAATCCTGTAAATGTGCTTGTGGTTAATCCTTATGCCAACATTAAACTTGCAAAGGGTTTAACCTTCAGGTCTAACTTAAGCATAACTAAAACCGATGCTGCATTTAAAAGCTTTACACCAAAAAGGCCTGAGGTAGGAAAGCCGGTATTAAGCAATAGTTTACAGGAAAGCAGCAGTCGTGCCAACGATTTTCTTGCTGAGCAGGTTTTAAGTTATAAAGTAACCTTTGGAAGTCACCAATTAGATCTTACCGGTGGTTATTCTTTCCAGAAAACTAAAAGCAATAGCTTATCAGCTTCAGGAGCAGGTTTTGATGACGAATCGCCTCAATACAGGTACCTGGTTAACGCAACAGTTATTCAACCCTCTGTTAGCGGTATGTATGAACAGGCACTTTCTTCATTATTTTTAAGGGCCAATTATAATTACAAAGAAAAATATCTATTGTCTTTAATCGGCCGCCGTGATGGATCATCGCTGCTTAGCAAAAATAACAGGACGAAAAATTACGGGTCAGCTTCGCTCGGTTGGGTTGTAAGTAAAGAAGATTTTCTTAAAAACGCAACCTGGTTAAACGAACTGAAACTAAGGGGCAGTTACGGTATACTAGGTAATTTAGGATCGCTTAATGCTTCAGCAGTAAATCCATTGTTAAGTGCCACCCAAAGTTATTTCGGGCAAACACCAACTTTACAGAATGGTTATGTACAGACTGTTTTGGCTAACAAAGATTTAACATGGGCAGAATCAAAACAAACAAACTTTGGTCTTGATATGGCAGTTCTGGGCAGATTAAGCCTTAATGCTGATTATTTTATTAAAGAAACCAATAAGATGATCTTAACCAGGTCGCTACCTGGAACAGCGGGTTTAAATACGCAGACCATTAATGCAGGTATTGTAAAAGATAAAGGCATAGAACTGGGTTTAACTTATAATAGCGATAAAAATGCAGCATTTACCTATGGCGTAAACGCTACTTTAACCAAAATTAACAACAAAGTACAAGAACTGGCACCGGGATTGGAAAACATTGCTGTGGGTACCAACTTCCGTAACGAGCTTGCGCCGCTTACCATTAGGGTTGGCCAACCTTTGTACAGTTACTACGTGTTAAAAACGGATGGTCTTTTCCAGAGTCAGGCTGAAGCTGATAACTATAAAAATGCTAAAGGAACTAAGATTCAGCCGAATGCAAAAGCAGGCGATTTTAAGTTTGTTGATCTCAATGGCGATGGATCTATTGATGGCAAAGACCGTTATTTCGCTGGCAGTGCTTACCCTGATTTCTCTTACGGACTGAGCTTTAATGCAAGTTATAAAAACTTCGATTTCAACATTTTTGCGCAAGGTGTACAGGGTAATAAATTGTTTAATGCGGTAAAACGTACTACTTACAGTGCGAGTGGACCATCTTACAATAAACTTGTTGGGATCCTCGATGCCTGGTCACCAGAGAACCTAGGTGGTAAAGTGCCGATTATTTCAACAAGTGATGCCAATGGGAACTTTAATGCTTCCGATTTTTATATCGAAGATGGTTCTTACCTGCGTATCCGTAACGTAACCTTAGGTTACAGTTTGCCAAAAGCGCTGACTAATAAATTAAAA
- a CDS encoding FecR family protein — MTEEQAKELLQKYLDKRVNPQELKKVEEWYATLNQERIELAADRKAAIGEQTLVRLQAAMRQKPKHDKVFKIQSFVRIAATVLLIITLGISIWKLNTKVKPENQVTVVTGNTDRKRITLSDGSVVLLGPSAKLCYPKAFASNNRQIALKEGEAFFEIVHQEKRPFTVHTTSGVDISVLGTSFSVKSYRASKHIEVAVVTGKVAVSNKKGNLGTLIKDEFLTYDKSAGRVAIGKTKAMTFIELAFDGASLEQVINKLQYVYSIRISLSDSALSKLKSTAVFSSRQSPEEILDIICSLHHLKFNGSKNHKTFNIYR, encoded by the coding sequence ATGACAGAAGAACAGGCAAAGGAGTTGCTGCAGAAATATCTCGATAAGCGAGTAAATCCGCAAGAGCTAAAAAAAGTTGAAGAGTGGTATGCCACGCTCAATCAGGAGCGTATTGAATTGGCAGCCGATCGGAAAGCAGCGATAGGGGAACAAACGCTTGTTCGCCTTCAGGCCGCTATGCGCCAAAAGCCAAAACATGATAAAGTATTCAAAATCCAGTCTTTTGTCAGAATTGCTGCCACTGTACTCCTCATCATTACACTGGGAATAAGCATTTGGAAACTCAATACCAAAGTGAAGCCTGAAAATCAGGTCACCGTAGTTACGGGAAATACAGACCGGAAGCGCATTACTTTATCAGATGGTTCAGTGGTTTTATTAGGTCCGTCTGCAAAACTTTGCTATCCAAAAGCATTTGCTTCAAACAACCGCCAGATCGCATTAAAAGAAGGCGAAGCTTTTTTTGAGATTGTTCATCAGGAAAAAAGGCCATTTACGGTACACACCACATCTGGGGTCGACATCAGTGTACTGGGTACTTCTTTCAGCGTTAAGTCGTATCGGGCCAGTAAACACATCGAAGTTGCGGTAGTTACCGGAAAAGTGGCTGTAAGCAACAAAAAAGGAAATCTGGGCACTTTGATCAAAGATGAGTTTTTAACCTATGATAAAAGTGCCGGTAGGGTTGCCATTGGCAAAACCAAAGCTATGACCTTTATCGAACTCGCTTTTGACGGTGCAAGCTTAGAACAAGTCATTAACAAACTCCAGTATGTGTACAGCATCAGGATTTCGCTGAGCGATAGTGCTTTGAGCAAACTTAAAAGTACAGCCGTTTTCAGTAGCAGGCAATCGCCGGAAGAGATTTTGGATATCATCTGCAGCTTGCATCACCTTAAATTCAACGGATCAAAAAATCATAAAACATTTAATATATACAGATGA
- a CDS encoding RNA polymerase sigma factor: protein MNNSLFSSLQLGDHQAMEEIYQNYWEDVFDTAFKKTGDEALAQDITQEIFISLWENRAAINLTGSLGAYLHGAVKYKVINYFRSGSVKEQHQSSLTALMNEQYPAAADDKLILKELHLEVDAAIALLPEKMQLVFSMSRKQEKSIKEIASELDVSVQTVKNQISSALKLLKKSLSYILFIAALIGLT from the coding sequence TTGAACAATTCATTATTTTCATCTTTACAGCTTGGAGACCATCAGGCCATGGAAGAAATTTACCAGAACTACTGGGAGGATGTTTTTGATACTGCCTTTAAAAAAACGGGGGATGAGGCACTTGCACAGGATATTACACAGGAAATTTTTATATCCCTTTGGGAGAACCGTGCAGCAATTAACCTAACTGGAAGTCTTGGAGCTTATCTGCATGGCGCTGTAAAATATAAAGTGATTAATTATTTCAGGTCGGGTAGCGTTAAGGAACAGCATCAAAGCTCACTTACAGCCCTAATGAATGAGCAATATCCTGCTGCAGCTGATGATAAACTGATTTTAAAAGAACTTCATTTAGAAGTTGATGCCGCCATTGCACTTTTACCAGAAAAAATGCAATTAGTATTCTCCATGAGCCGAAAGCAAGAAAAATCCATCAAAGAAATAGCTTCAGAACTTGATGTTTCTGTTCAAACCGTAAAAAACCAGATTTCTTCAGCGTTAAAATTGCTCAAAAAAAGTCTTTCCTATATACTATTCATTGCGGCTTTAATCGGCTTAACATAA
- a CDS encoding LLM class flavin-dependent oxidoreductase: MADHLLKNVLYSVLDLATVLDGFTAADTFKTSLDLAKQSETLGYARYWFAEHHNMAGVASSATAVLIGYIAGGTNSIRVGSGGIMLPNHAPLIVAEQFGTLASLYPNRIDLGLGRAPGTDQVTAMAIRGENFSAVHSFPRDIDKLQQFFSADNNRASVRAIPGEGLDIPIWILGSSTDSARLAAEKGLPYAFASHFAPAYFEQAISIYRNNFKPSAFLQEPYVMACVNVVAADTDAEAERLSSSVKRMFLGVITGKRELLKPAVDDINAYWDQLEKEAVEQMLYYSFIGSAETIKENLENFVAKYGVNEVMSTSHIYDHQAKLDSNKIFAGLFG, encoded by the coding sequence ATGGCTGATCACTTATTGAAAAATGTACTTTATTCCGTTCTCGATCTTGCAACCGTTTTAGACGGTTTTACTGCTGCAGATACCTTTAAAACAAGTCTCGATTTAGCTAAACAGTCTGAAACTTTAGGTTATGCACGTTACTGGTTTGCCGAACACCATAACATGGCTGGTGTAGCCAGTTCGGCAACGGCGGTGCTTATTGGTTATATTGCTGGTGGCACCAATAGCATCCGTGTAGGCTCCGGAGGCATTATGCTGCCCAATCACGCACCCTTAATTGTTGCAGAACAATTTGGTACATTGGCTTCGCTTTATCCCAACCGTATCGATCTGGGCTTGGGCAGGGCACCTGGAACCGATCAGGTTACGGCAATGGCCATCCGCGGCGAAAACTTTAGTGCTGTTCATAGTTTCCCCAGGGATATTGACAAACTACAACAGTTTTTTTCGGCTGATAATAATCGTGCTAGCGTAAGAGCCATTCCGGGCGAAGGATTGGATATTCCGATCTGGATTTTGGGCTCGAGTACGGATAGTGCACGCTTGGCAGCAGAGAAAGGACTTCCTTATGCTTTTGCCAGCCATTTTGCACCGGCCTATTTTGAACAGGCAATTTCCATTTATAGAAATAACTTTAAACCCTCTGCATTTTTACAGGAGCCTTATGTAATGGCCTGTGTAAATGTGGTTGCTGCAGATACCGATGCAGAAGCAGAACGTTTATCAAGCTCAGTAAAGCGCATGTTCTTAGGTGTAATTACAGGCAAAAGAGAATTGTTAAAGCCTGCAGTTGATGATATTAATGCTTATTGGGATCAGTTGGAAAAAGAAGCTGTAGAACAGATGCTGTATTATTCTTTTATTGGTAGCGCCGAAACCATTAAGGAAAATTTAGAAAATTTTGTTGCAAAATATGGCGTAAACGAGGTTATGAGCACCTCGCATATTTACGATCATCAGGCAAAATTGGATTCGAATAAAATTTTTGCAGGGTTGTTTGGGTAA
- a CDS encoding LytTR family DNA-binding domain-containing protein: protein MIKCIAIDDQFSSLTGLQKYIEDTPNMRLVQQYTDPITALRDLTSSETVDVIFMDVEMPQISGLELAKAIRSKTRKLIFTTSHQEYAFDAFEAAGDAYLLKPYSYAKFATTITRLFGQEMTGGANEDYFLVKNKEEEHRAVMVKYGDIIAFESFHNYIKIHTVEKVIIAYLSLKDVREQLSIKNGFIQLHRGYIVAIDKILYVDGNRITMNNHISFTVGDIYYNEFKSFISERLIISSRKK from the coding sequence ATGATTAAGTGCATAGCCATAGATGACCAGTTTAGTTCCTTAACGGGGCTACAAAAATATATTGAGGATACTCCAAATATGCGACTGGTCCAGCAGTATACTGATCCAATTACTGCCTTAAGGGATTTAACGAGTTCAGAAACGGTCGATGTAATTTTTATGGATGTGGAAATGCCCCAGATTTCTGGCCTGGAACTGGCCAAGGCCATCCGTTCCAAAACCAGAAAGCTTATCTTTACTACTTCTCACCAGGAATACGCTTTTGATGCTTTTGAAGCTGCAGGAGATGCTTATTTGCTTAAACCATACAGCTACGCCAAATTTGCCACCACCATTACCCGTCTTTTTGGACAGGAAATGACCGGTGGTGCCAACGAAGATTACTTTCTGGTTAAAAATAAAGAAGAGGAACACCGTGCGGTAATGGTTAAATATGGAGATATTATTGCTTTTGAAAGTTTTCACAATTACATCAAGATACATACCGTAGAAAAAGTAATTATTGCTTACTTAAGCTTAAAAGATGTTCGGGAACAGCTTAGCATTAAAAATGGCTTTATACAGTTACACCGTGGTTATATTGTTGCCATTGATAAGATTTTATATGTGGATGGTAACCGAATTACCATGAACAACCACATTAGCTTTACCGTTGGTGATATTTATTATAATGAATTTAAAAGTTTTATTTCTGAAAGATTAATCATCAGTAGCCGTAAAAAATAA
- a CDS encoding sensor histidine kinase, which produces MNRLKWSNSMLQNWLSTYRIHLIAWSVFIIWETLMVLFFAGILGTFGNYAIHYAINITLFYTYALLIEKATAFPNRAVWKVPLVVILTILIYLGVVTGVDILLNTYTNILPGKMPSLRIRISRVLYRGSFFLIFSTGYYFLKRFIREKSEKSRIEKQRFQMLIDKEKMDKELAMSKNAFMKAQINPHLLFNTFEFVHQKLSAYSPEDAKVMLYLSDMMRFAANTQHNEGYVYLSEEISQCENLIGLHRITQGAIYIELASGPDLGEIKLIPLVLLTILENMFKHGNLNDIENKATIDVYTFDGKLRIESRNLPRSIKSKVGFGSGMDNISNRLKYAYHQNAEMTAGIDEEGFYTLSINISLNALIIESEDKKTEQTIPV; this is translated from the coding sequence ATGAATAGGTTAAAATGGAGTAACAGTATGTTACAGAACTGGTTGTCTACTTACCGGATACACTTAATTGCCTGGTCTGTATTTATAATCTGGGAAACTCTTATGGTCCTTTTTTTTGCCGGTATTTTAGGAACATTCGGCAACTATGCTATTCATTATGCTATTAATATCACCTTATTTTACACCTATGCGTTGCTGATAGAAAAAGCAACAGCGTTCCCTAACAGAGCCGTATGGAAGGTTCCGTTAGTTGTTATCTTGACAATCTTGATTTATTTGGGTGTAGTTACTGGCGTTGACATTCTGTTAAATACTTACACCAATATTTTACCAGGAAAAATGCCAAGTCTCAGAATTAGAATATCTAGGGTACTTTACAGAGGTTCGTTTTTCCTTATCTTTTCTACAGGTTATTATTTCTTAAAACGGTTCATCAGAGAAAAATCAGAGAAATCCCGTATTGAAAAACAGCGTTTTCAAATGCTTATTGATAAGGAAAAAATGGATAAGGAACTAGCGATGTCTAAGAATGCTTTTATGAAAGCACAGATTAATCCGCATCTGCTTTTTAATACATTTGAGTTTGTACACCAAAAACTAAGTGCCTACTCTCCTGAAGATGCCAAAGTAATGCTTTATCTTTCTGATATGATGCGTTTTGCCGCTAATACTCAGCACAATGAAGGCTACGTATACCTGAGTGAGGAAATTTCGCAGTGCGAAAACCTGATCGGTTTGCATCGTATTACTCAAGGCGCAATTTATATTGAGCTTGCCAGCGGGCCTGATCTTGGTGAAATTAAATTAATTCCACTTGTTTTACTTACTATTTTGGAAAATATGTTTAAACATGGAAACCTTAATGATATAGAAAATAAGGCTACTATAGATGTTTACACTTTTGATGGCAAACTGCGTATCGAAAGCCGTAATTTACCGAGATCGATAAAAAGCAAGGTAGGCTTTGGCTCAGGAATGGATAATATCAGTAACCGACTAAAATATGCTTACCATCAAAATGCCGAAATGACCGCAGGAATTGACGAAGAAGGTTTTTATACTTTAAGCATCAATATTTCCTTAAATGCATTAATAATAGAATCTGAAGATAAAAAAACTGAACAAACTATCCCTGTTTAA
- a CDS encoding sugar phosphate isomerase/epimerase, with the protein MRSTKSSYLAFFICLIYIGFCGFMSDKQVYPRLGIVSGLTQDSLAYASGFKMIGESVPKMLSPALTDDQFNANLKKIKAAKCKVLTCNLFYPASMKIAGPDVDESKVLTYTETVLSRAQQAGIKFIVLGSSGARSIPADYNIVKAKTDFISLCKKLGQIAGKYKVVILLENLETTETNFITSLKSAAEIVREVDHPNFRLNVDIFHMMREGESPNEIVAAGELVAFSEVAEKQNRSLPGVMGDDFRPYLRALHKINYRGFIFMEGSIKNAATEMPLAFKYLSAQIAEVYSEKKTD; encoded by the coding sequence ATGAGAAGTACAAAATCTAGCTACCTGGCTTTTTTTATTTGCCTGATTTATATCGGTTTTTGTGGTTTTATGTCTGATAAACAAGTATATCCACGTTTAGGTATTGTATCTGGTTTAACACAGGATAGTTTGGCTTATGCCTCAGGTTTTAAAATGATTGGCGAATCGGTTCCGAAGATGCTTTCACCTGCATTAACAGATGATCAGTTTAATGCTAATTTAAAAAAGATTAAAGCTGCAAAATGTAAAGTATTAACCTGTAACCTTTTTTATCCGGCAAGCATGAAAATAGCTGGACCCGATGTAGACGAGTCAAAGGTTTTAACCTATACTGAAACTGTTCTTTCAAGGGCTCAGCAGGCCGGAATTAAGTTTATTGTTTTGGGAAGCTCTGGTGCAAGGAGTATTCCGGCAGATTATAATATTGTAAAAGCAAAAACTGATTTTATTAGTTTATGCAAAAAACTGGGGCAAATTGCAGGTAAATACAAGGTTGTAATCCTGTTAGAAAACCTCGAGACTACAGAAACTAACTTCATCACTTCGTTAAAGTCGGCAGCGGAGATCGTAAGGGAGGTTGATCACCCAAATTTCAGGCTTAATGTTGATATATTTCATATGATGCGGGAAGGAGAATCACCAAATGAAATTGTTGCAGCTGGAGAACTGGTTGCATTTTCGGAGGTTGCCGAAAAACAAAACCGGTCATTACCTGGTGTTATGGGCGACGACTTTAGGCCCTATTTAAGAGCCTTGCATAAAATAAATTATAGAGGTTTCATTTTTATGGAAGGAAGCATCAAAAACGCTGCTACCGAAATGCCGCTTGCTTTCAAATATCTTTCTGCTCAGATTGCGGAAGTATATTCAGAAAAGAAAACAGATTAA
- a CDS encoding GIN domain-containing protein yields the protein MKTSIKTLTKSVLAAIVLSSAIFSTSVMADEKQPTKVSAPKNINQVIVSGNVEVTLIQREKEGISYNDDNTGKVKVIQDGYALKISSEDKEVAKITLYVNNIYRVKASDHAVIKTLGKLDLKYLQVFLSGNAVAEINSDTESLYTVIENNADLKLSGATEKHTLVMGKTPKLNLDRFAALTTEMSNPDTNALQTVALAK from the coding sequence ATGAAAACCTCAATCAAAACCCTAACAAAATCAGTATTAGCAGCTATCGTTTTAAGTTCTGCTATTTTCTCTACAAGCGTAATGGCTGATGAGAAACAACCAACCAAAGTTTCTGCGCCTAAAAATATTAACCAGGTTATCGTAAGCGGAAATGTAGAAGTTACCTTAATTCAAAGAGAGAAAGAAGGTATTAGCTACAATGATGACAATACTGGCAAAGTAAAAGTAATCCAGGATGGATATGCATTAAAAATCAGTTCAGAAGATAAAGAAGTGGCCAAAATTACCCTGTATGTTAATAATATCTACAGGGTTAAGGCATCTGATCATGCTGTTATAAAAACGCTTGGCAAATTGGATTTAAAATATCTTCAGGTATTTTTAAGTGGAAATGCGGTTGCAGAAATCAATTCTGATACAGAAAGTTTATATACTGTAATCGAAAATAATGCCGATTTAAAACTGAGCGGTGCTACTGAAAAACATACTTTGGTAATGGGTAAAACACCAAAATTAAATCTTGACAGATTTGCTGCACTCACAACAGAAATGAGTAACCCAGATACAAATGCATTGCAAACTGTTGCATTGGCAAAATAA
- a CDS encoding DoxX family protein, producing MTLKTTKTIYWIGASLTSLWFGTSGICELTKNPIVWDITLELGYPAYFIYVLGVAKLAGITVLLIPNKLLRLKEWVFAGIFFDIIFAFCSKLIVIGPLATTDAIIAFAIVTTTYLMFQKLYPTQHSNLTAV from the coding sequence ATGACACTTAAAACAACAAAAACCATTTATTGGATCGGCGCCTCACTAACTTCGTTATGGTTTGGCACCAGCGGAATTTGTGAACTCACAAAAAACCCCATTGTTTGGGACATTACATTAGAACTGGGATATCCAGCGTACTTTATTTATGTACTTGGTGTTGCTAAATTAGCCGGAATTACGGTTCTACTGATCCCCAACAAATTGTTAAGGTTAAAAGAATGGGTATTTGCAGGGATATTCTTTGATATCATTTTTGCTTTCTGCTCAAAACTAATTGTGATCGGTCCTCTAGCCACTACCGATGCCATTATAGCCTTTGCTATAGTTACAACAACCTACCTGATGTTCCAAAAACTTTACCCTACCCAACATTCAAATTTAACTGCTGTTTAG
- a CDS encoding thioredoxin family protein codes for MKTLKRIAIVNAVIVAVIALSAFIWAGSAQEKKVEQPFNGKGFAVLELFTSEGCSSCPPAEELLAKIEKESNGKPVYVLGYHVDYFDNLGWKDVFGSPENTKRQKKYSAWLNAQVYTPQLVINGAQEFIGSNESDVRNAINKQLLNKPHTASLAFDTKRDGEVLTINYEAKDTQASDDLLFALVQKSGSTDVQRGENAGLKLSHVQVVRKTLTLSLKDAKSGTAVFTIPKGSSAEKWEVIGMVQGRTTGVISAVNASATF; via the coding sequence ATGAAAACACTAAAAAGAATAGCGATCGTAAATGCGGTCATTGTAGCGGTAATAGCACTTAGCGCATTTATTTGGGCTGGATCTGCACAAGAAAAAAAAGTAGAACAGCCTTTTAACGGAAAAGGCTTTGCCGTTTTGGAATTATTTACGTCTGAAGGATGTTCGAGCTGTCCGCCAGCAGAAGAACTATTGGCCAAAATAGAGAAAGAATCTAATGGGAAACCAGTATATGTGCTCGGATACCATGTAGATTACTTCGATAATTTAGGTTGGAAGGATGTTTTTGGAAGCCCTGAAAATACAAAAAGGCAAAAAAAATATAGTGCCTGGCTAAATGCACAGGTTTATACGCCTCAATTGGTAATTAACGGTGCTCAAGAATTTATAGGATCAAATGAAAGTGACGTGAGAAACGCTATTAACAAACAGCTTCTGAATAAACCGCATACAGCCAGTTTAGCCTTCGATACCAAAAGAGATGGAGAGGTACTGACCATAAATTACGAAGCGAAAGATACCCAGGCTAGCGACGATCTCCTTTTTGCACTGGTACAAAAGAGCGGTAGCACCGATGTACAACGTGGGGAAAATGCAGGACTTAAATTATCCCACGTCCAAGTTGTACGAAAAACCTTAACACTGTCGCTAAAGGATGCAAAATCTGGAACGGCAGTATTCACTATCCCTAAAGGCAGCAGTGCCGAAAAATGGGAAGTAATCGGCATGGTTCAGGGTAGAACAACAGGCGTAATTTCAGCAGTAAACGCATCAGCAACTTTTTAG